In Lepisosteus oculatus isolate fLepOcu1 chromosome 15, fLepOcu1.hap2, whole genome shotgun sequence, one genomic interval encodes:
- the atp11a gene encoding phospholipid-transporting ATPase IH isoform X9: MDCSVLRSLINRYCAGEENWVDSRTVYIGHKEPPPGAEAYIPQRYPDNRIVSSKYTFWNFVPKNLFEQFRRIANFYFLIIFLVQLIIDTPTSPITSGLPLFFVITVTAIKQGYEDWLRHKADNAINQCPVHIIQHGKVVRKQSQKLRVGDIVLVKEDETFPCDLIFLSSSREDGTSFVTTASLDGESSHKTYYAVQDTKAFNTEKEVDSLRATIECEQPQPDLYKFVGRINIYQDRDEPIARPLGSENLLLRGATLKNTEYIYAVAIYTGMETKMALNYQSKSQKRSAVEKSMNAFLIVYLCILISKALINTVLKYVWQSDPNRDEPWYNQKTESERQRNLFLRAFTDFLAFMVLFNYIIPVSMYVTVEMQKFLGSYFISWDEEMFDDELGEGALVNTSDLNEELGQVEYVFTDKTGTLTENNMEFIECCVDGHVYIPHAICNGQILPGTSGIDMIDSSPGAGGKDREELFFRALCLCHTVQVKEEETVDGIKKGLQQSSRSSSVYISSSPDEVALVEGMKRLGFTYLRLKDSFMEILNRDDEIERFELLEVLNFDSVRRRMSVIVRSSTGEYYLFCKGADSSVFPRVISGKVEQVKARVEHNAVEGLRTLCVAYKVLSREEFEEVCKKLNNAKLALQDRDKKLAEAYDVIERDFILLGATAVEDRLQDKAADTIESLHKAGMKVWVLTGDKMETAAATCYASKLFRRSTQILELTTKRTEEQSLHDVLFDLSKTVLRNHGSLTRDTFSGLSQEIQDYGLIIDGATLSSVMKPAEDGSSGNYREIFLEICRNCSAVLCCRMAPLQKAQIVKLIKASKEHPITLAIGDGANDVSMILEAHVGIGIMGKEGRQAARNSDYAIPKFKHLKKMLLVHGHYYYIRIAELVQYFFYKNVCFIFPQFLYQFFCGFSQQPLYDTAYLTLYNISFTSLPILLYSLIEQHVNMDILKRDPSLYRDIAKNSLLRWRIFIYWTFLGVFDAVVFFFGAYFLFDNTTFTSNGQLMTANTHMMFGNWTFGTLVFTVLVFTVTLKLALDTHYWTWINHFVIWGSLLFYVIFSLLWGGIIWPFLNYQRMYYVFMQMLSSGPAWLGIILLITVSLLPDVVKKVICRQLWPTTTERIQTKRQCLSVEQSTIFMLSQTSSSISF; the protein is encoded by the exons GGATATGAAGACTGGCTCAGGCATAAAGCAGACAATGCCATTAATCAGTGTCCTGTCCACATCATCCAGCATGgcaaagtggtgagaaagcagAGTCAGAAATTACGA GTGGGAGACATCGTGCTAGTTAAAGAAGACGAAACCTTCCCCTGTGACCTAATTTTCCTGTCGTCCAGTCGAGAGGATGGGACGAGCTTCGTCACAACGGCCAGTTTGGATGGAGAATCCAGCCACAAG ACGTATTACGCTGTTCAAGACACAAAAGCATTCAACACGGAAAAAGAAGTGGACTCTCTCAGAGCAACCATTGAATGTGAACAGCCTCAACCTGACCTTTACAA ATTCGTGGGGCGCATTAATATTTATCAGGACCGGGACGAGCCCATTGCAAG GCCATTGGGATCTGAAAATCTCCTTCTTAGAGGGGCTACACTGAAGAACACGGAATACATTTACG ctgtCGCCATCTACACAGGCATGGAGACCAAAATGGCCCTGAATTACCAGTCCAAATCCCAGAAACGATCGGCTGTGGAAAA GTCCATGAATGCTTTCCTGATTGTCTACCTTTGCATTCTGATCAGTAAAGCTCTGATCAACACTGTGCTGAAATACGTCTGGCAGAGCGACCCAAATAGGGATGAGCCCTGGTACAACCAGAAGACTGAGTCCGAAAGGCAGAGGAACCTG TTTCTGAGAGCTTTCACGGATTTCCTGGCCTTCATGGTTCTCTTCAACTACATCATCCCAGTGTCCATGTATGTCACGGTGGAGATGCAGAAGTTCCTGGGCTCCTATTTCATCTCCTGGGATGAGGAGATGTTTGACGATGAACTAGGGGAAGGCGCACTGGTCAACACCTCGGATCTCAACGAAGAACTGGGGCAG gtgGAATATGTCTTTACGGACAAAACGGGAACACTGACGGAAAACAACATGGAGTTTATCGAGTGCTGTGTCGACGGTCACGTGTACATCCCTCATGCGATTTGTAATGGTCAGATTCTGCCTGGCACTTCTGGTATTGACATGATTGATTCCTCTCCAGGAGCGGGTGGGAAG GACCGCGAGGAGCTGTTCTTCCGAGCCCTGTGCCTCTGTCACACGGTGCAGGTGAAGGAAGAGGAGACGGTGGATGGGATAAAGAAGGGCCTCCAGCAGAGTAGCAGGTCCTCCTCTGTCTACATCTCTTCGTCACCCGATGAAGTGGCACTGGTGGAAGGCATGAAGAG ACTAGGCTTTACCTACTTGAGGCTGAAGGACAGCTTTATGGAAATTCTAAACAGAGATGATGAAATAGAAAG gtttgaaTTACTGGAAGTGCTGAACTTTGATTCTGTTCGAAGGCGAATGAGTGTTATTGTTAGGTCCAGCACAG GAGAATATTATCTGTTCTGTAAAGGTGCAGATTCCTCAGTATTTCCCAGAGTCATCTCAGGCAAAGTGGAGCAAGTCAAAGCAAGAGTAGAGCACAATGCAGTG GAAGGCTTGCGGACACTCTGTGTGGCCTACAAGGTGCTCTCACGGGAAGAATTTGAAGAAGTGTGCAAAAAGCTTAACAATGCTAAACTGGCTCTGCAAGACCGGGATAAGAAGCTCGCTGAGGCCTACGATGTCATTGAACGCGATTTCATTCTGCTGGGAGCAACGGCAGTGGAGGACAG gcttcaggaCAAAGCCGCCGACACTATTGAGTCCTTGCACAAAGCAGGAATGAAAGTGTGGGTCTTAACGGGGGACAAAATGGAGACCGCAGCTGCTACCTGCTACGCCAGCAAGCTCTTCAGGAGGAGCACCCAGATCCTGGAGCTCACCACCAAGCGGACAGAGGAGCAGAGCTTGCATGACGTCCTCTTTGACCTCAGCAAGACCGTCCTGCGAAACCATGGGAGCCTCACCAGGGACACATTCTCAGG GCTTTCCCAGGAAATTCAAGATTATGGTTTGATCATCGATGGAGCCACCCTGTCTTCGGTCATGAAGCCAGCGGAGGATGGCAGCTCGGGCAATTACAGAGAGATCTTCCTGGAGATCTGCAGGAACTGCagcgctgtgctgtgctgccgCATGGCTCCATTACAGAAGGCCCAG ATTGTAAAACTGATCAAAGCATCCAAGGAGCACCCCATCACTTTAGCAATTGGGGATGGAGCCAATGATGTTAGCATGATCTTAGAGGCACATGTTGGGATTG GAATCATGGGAAAAGAGGGCCGTCAAGCTGCACGGAACAGTGACTATGCAATTCCGAAGTTCAAGCATTTGAAAAAGATGCTACTGGTGCATGgacattattattacataagGATAGCAGAGCTTGTGCAATACTTCTTTTACAAG AATGTCTGCTTCATCTTTCCTCAATTTTTGTACCAGTTCTTCTGTGGATTTTCCCAGCAG CCATTGTATGATACAGCATATCTCACACTGTACAATATCAGCTTCACTTCTCTTCCTATACTGTTGTACAGTCTGATAGAGCAACATGTTAACATGGACATTCTGAAGAGAGACCCATCACTGTACAG GGACATTGCCAAGAACTCCCTCTTGCGTTGGCGGATATTTATTTACTGGACATTCCTTGGGGTCTTTGATGCAGTGGTCTTTTTCTTTGGTGCTTATTTCCTGTTCGACAACACCACttttacaagtaatggacag CTAATGACTGCCAACACGCACATG ATGTTTGGGAATTGGACCTTTGGGACTCTTGTGTTCACTGTTCTTGTGTTTACTGTCACACTAAAG CTTGCCCTGGATACACATTACTGGACCTGGATAAACCATTTTGTCATCTGGGGATCGCTGCTTTTCTATGTTATTTTCTCCCTGCTGTGGGGAGGTATCATTTG GCCTTTCTTGAACTATCAGAGGATGTACTACGTGTTCATGCAGATGCTGTCTAGTGGTCCTGCTTGGCTGGGCATCATTTTGCTCATTACGGTCAGCCTTCTGCCAGATGTGGTTAAAAAGGTGATCTGCAGACAGCTCTGGCCCACCACGACAGAACGCATTCAG ACAAAGCGACAGTGCCTTTCTGTTGAGCAGTCCACCATCTTTATGCTTTCTCAGACTTCCAGCAGTATAAGTTTCTAA
- the atp11a gene encoding phospholipid-transporting ATPase IH isoform X10, protein MDCSVLRSLINRYCAGEENWVDSRTVYIGHKEPPPGAEAYIPQRYPDNRIVSSKYTFWNFVPKNLFEQFRRIANFYFLIIFLVQLIIDTPTSPITSGLPLFFVITVTAIKQGYEDWLRHKADNAINQCPVHIIQHGKVVRKQSQKLRVGDIVLVKEDETFPCDLIFLSSSREDGTSFVTTASLDGESSHKTYYAVQDTKAFNTEKEVDSLRATIECEQPQPDLYKFVGRINIYQDRDEPIARPLGSENLLLRGATLKNTEYIYAVAIYTGMETKMALNYQSKSQKRSAVEKSMNAFLIVYLCILISKALINTVLKYVWQSDPNRDEPWYNQKTESERQRNLFLRAFTDFLAFMVLFNYIIPVSMYVTVEMQKFLGSYFISWDEEMFDDELGEGALVNTSDLNEELGQVEYVFTDKTGTLTENNMEFIECCVDGHVYIPHAICNGQILPGTSGIDMIDSSPGAGGKDREELFFRALCLCHTVQVKEEETVDGIKKGLQQSSRSSSVYISSSPDEVALVEGMKRLGFTYLRLKDSFMEILNRDDEIERFELLEVLNFDSVRRRMSVIVRSSTGEYYLFCKGADSSVFPRVISGKVEQVKARVEHNAVEGLRTLCVAYKVLSREEFEEVCKKLNNAKLALQDRDKKLAEAYDVIERDFILLGATAVEDRLQDKAADTIESLHKAGMKVWVLTGDKMETAAATCYASKLFRRSTQILELTTKRTEEQSLHDVLFDLSKTVLRNHGSLTRDTFSGLSQEIQDYGLIIDGATLSSVMKPAEDGSSGNYREIFLEICRNCSAVLCCRMAPLQKAQIVKLIKASKEHPITLAIGDGANDVSMILEAHVGIGIMGKEGRQAARNSDYAIPKFKHLKKMLLVHGHYYYIRIAELVQYFFYKNVCFIFPQFLYQFFCGFSQQPLYDTAYLTLYNISFTSLPILLYSLIEQHVNMDILKRDPSLYRDIAKNSLLRWRIFIYWTFLGVFDAVVFFFGAYFLFDNTTFTSNGQMFGNWTFGTLVFTVLVFTVTLKLALDTHYWTWINHFVIWGSLLFYVIFSLLWGGIIWPFLNYQRMYYVFMQMLSSGPAWLGIILLITVSLLPDVVKKVICRQLWPTTTERIQTKRQCLSVEQSTIFMLSQTSSSISF, encoded by the exons GGATATGAAGACTGGCTCAGGCATAAAGCAGACAATGCCATTAATCAGTGTCCTGTCCACATCATCCAGCATGgcaaagtggtgagaaagcagAGTCAGAAATTACGA GTGGGAGACATCGTGCTAGTTAAAGAAGACGAAACCTTCCCCTGTGACCTAATTTTCCTGTCGTCCAGTCGAGAGGATGGGACGAGCTTCGTCACAACGGCCAGTTTGGATGGAGAATCCAGCCACAAG ACGTATTACGCTGTTCAAGACACAAAAGCATTCAACACGGAAAAAGAAGTGGACTCTCTCAGAGCAACCATTGAATGTGAACAGCCTCAACCTGACCTTTACAA ATTCGTGGGGCGCATTAATATTTATCAGGACCGGGACGAGCCCATTGCAAG GCCATTGGGATCTGAAAATCTCCTTCTTAGAGGGGCTACACTGAAGAACACGGAATACATTTACG ctgtCGCCATCTACACAGGCATGGAGACCAAAATGGCCCTGAATTACCAGTCCAAATCCCAGAAACGATCGGCTGTGGAAAA GTCCATGAATGCTTTCCTGATTGTCTACCTTTGCATTCTGATCAGTAAAGCTCTGATCAACACTGTGCTGAAATACGTCTGGCAGAGCGACCCAAATAGGGATGAGCCCTGGTACAACCAGAAGACTGAGTCCGAAAGGCAGAGGAACCTG TTTCTGAGAGCTTTCACGGATTTCCTGGCCTTCATGGTTCTCTTCAACTACATCATCCCAGTGTCCATGTATGTCACGGTGGAGATGCAGAAGTTCCTGGGCTCCTATTTCATCTCCTGGGATGAGGAGATGTTTGACGATGAACTAGGGGAAGGCGCACTGGTCAACACCTCGGATCTCAACGAAGAACTGGGGCAG gtgGAATATGTCTTTACGGACAAAACGGGAACACTGACGGAAAACAACATGGAGTTTATCGAGTGCTGTGTCGACGGTCACGTGTACATCCCTCATGCGATTTGTAATGGTCAGATTCTGCCTGGCACTTCTGGTATTGACATGATTGATTCCTCTCCAGGAGCGGGTGGGAAG GACCGCGAGGAGCTGTTCTTCCGAGCCCTGTGCCTCTGTCACACGGTGCAGGTGAAGGAAGAGGAGACGGTGGATGGGATAAAGAAGGGCCTCCAGCAGAGTAGCAGGTCCTCCTCTGTCTACATCTCTTCGTCACCCGATGAAGTGGCACTGGTGGAAGGCATGAAGAG ACTAGGCTTTACCTACTTGAGGCTGAAGGACAGCTTTATGGAAATTCTAAACAGAGATGATGAAATAGAAAG gtttgaaTTACTGGAAGTGCTGAACTTTGATTCTGTTCGAAGGCGAATGAGTGTTATTGTTAGGTCCAGCACAG GAGAATATTATCTGTTCTGTAAAGGTGCAGATTCCTCAGTATTTCCCAGAGTCATCTCAGGCAAAGTGGAGCAAGTCAAAGCAAGAGTAGAGCACAATGCAGTG GAAGGCTTGCGGACACTCTGTGTGGCCTACAAGGTGCTCTCACGGGAAGAATTTGAAGAAGTGTGCAAAAAGCTTAACAATGCTAAACTGGCTCTGCAAGACCGGGATAAGAAGCTCGCTGAGGCCTACGATGTCATTGAACGCGATTTCATTCTGCTGGGAGCAACGGCAGTGGAGGACAG gcttcaggaCAAAGCCGCCGACACTATTGAGTCCTTGCACAAAGCAGGAATGAAAGTGTGGGTCTTAACGGGGGACAAAATGGAGACCGCAGCTGCTACCTGCTACGCCAGCAAGCTCTTCAGGAGGAGCACCCAGATCCTGGAGCTCACCACCAAGCGGACAGAGGAGCAGAGCTTGCATGACGTCCTCTTTGACCTCAGCAAGACCGTCCTGCGAAACCATGGGAGCCTCACCAGGGACACATTCTCAGG GCTTTCCCAGGAAATTCAAGATTATGGTTTGATCATCGATGGAGCCACCCTGTCTTCGGTCATGAAGCCAGCGGAGGATGGCAGCTCGGGCAATTACAGAGAGATCTTCCTGGAGATCTGCAGGAACTGCagcgctgtgctgtgctgccgCATGGCTCCATTACAGAAGGCCCAG ATTGTAAAACTGATCAAAGCATCCAAGGAGCACCCCATCACTTTAGCAATTGGGGATGGAGCCAATGATGTTAGCATGATCTTAGAGGCACATGTTGGGATTG GAATCATGGGAAAAGAGGGCCGTCAAGCTGCACGGAACAGTGACTATGCAATTCCGAAGTTCAAGCATTTGAAAAAGATGCTACTGGTGCATGgacattattattacataagGATAGCAGAGCTTGTGCAATACTTCTTTTACAAG AATGTCTGCTTCATCTTTCCTCAATTTTTGTACCAGTTCTTCTGTGGATTTTCCCAGCAG CCATTGTATGATACAGCATATCTCACACTGTACAATATCAGCTTCACTTCTCTTCCTATACTGTTGTACAGTCTGATAGAGCAACATGTTAACATGGACATTCTGAAGAGAGACCCATCACTGTACAG GGACATTGCCAAGAACTCCCTCTTGCGTTGGCGGATATTTATTTACTGGACATTCCTTGGGGTCTTTGATGCAGTGGTCTTTTTCTTTGGTGCTTATTTCCTGTTCGACAACACCACttttacaagtaatggacag ATGTTTGGGAATTGGACCTTTGGGACTCTTGTGTTCACTGTTCTTGTGTTTACTGTCACACTAAAG CTTGCCCTGGATACACATTACTGGACCTGGATAAACCATTTTGTCATCTGGGGATCGCTGCTTTTCTATGTTATTTTCTCCCTGCTGTGGGGAGGTATCATTTG GCCTTTCTTGAACTATCAGAGGATGTACTACGTGTTCATGCAGATGCTGTCTAGTGGTCCTGCTTGGCTGGGCATCATTTTGCTCATTACGGTCAGCCTTCTGCCAGATGTGGTTAAAAAGGTGATCTGCAGACAGCTCTGGCCCACCACGACAGAACGCATTCAG ACAAAGCGACAGTGCCTTTCTGTTGAGCAGTCCACCATCTTTATGCTTTCTCAGACTTCCAGCAGTATAAGTTTCTAA